A genomic stretch from Dyella sp. M7H15-1 includes:
- the atpD gene encoding F0F1 ATP synthase subunit beta: MSQGKVVQIIGAVIDVEFARDQVPQVYDALKIDGTEITLEVQQVLGDGIVRTIALGSTDGLKRGLVARNTGEGIKVPVGKATLGRIMDVLGNPIDEVGPIKAEDHWVIHREAPAYDEQALANELLETGIKVIDLVCPFAKGGKVGLFGGAGVGKTVNMLELINNIATQHSGLSVFAGVGERTREGNDFYHEMQDAGVVKIDNLPESKVAMVYGQMNEPPGNRLRVALTGLTMAEYFRDEKDEHGKGRDVLFFVDNIYRYTLAGTEVSALLGRMPSAVGYQPTLAEEMGVLQERITSTKTGSITSIQAVYVPADDLTDPSPATTFAHLDSTVTLSRNIAALGIYPAVDPLDSTSRQLDPQVVGQEHYDVARRVQGMLQRYKELKDIIAILGMDELSEEDKQVVYRARKCERFFSQPFHVAEVFTGSPGKYVTLKETIRGFKMIVDGDVDHIPEQAFYMVGTIDEAIKKAEEMAAKKAA, encoded by the coding sequence ATGAGTCAGGGCAAAGTTGTACAGATCATCGGCGCGGTTATCGACGTCGAGTTCGCACGCGATCAGGTGCCGCAGGTGTATGACGCACTGAAAATCGACGGTACCGAGATCACGCTGGAAGTCCAGCAGGTGCTCGGCGACGGCATCGTGCGTACGATCGCCCTCGGTTCCACTGACGGCCTGAAACGTGGCCTTGTCGCGCGCAATACCGGTGAAGGCATCAAGGTGCCGGTCGGTAAGGCCACCCTCGGCCGCATCATGGACGTGCTCGGCAATCCGATCGATGAAGTCGGTCCGATCAAGGCGGAAGACCATTGGGTCATCCACCGCGAGGCCCCGGCTTACGACGAACAGGCGCTGGCCAACGAGCTGCTGGAAACCGGCATCAAGGTGATCGACCTGGTGTGCCCATTCGCCAAGGGCGGCAAAGTCGGCTTGTTCGGCGGCGCCGGCGTGGGCAAGACCGTGAACATGCTTGAACTCATCAACAACATCGCCACCCAGCACTCGGGTCTGTCGGTGTTCGCTGGCGTGGGTGAGCGTACCCGCGAAGGCAACGACTTCTATCACGAAATGCAGGACGCCGGCGTCGTGAAGATCGACAACCTACCGGAGTCGAAAGTGGCGATGGTGTACGGCCAGATGAACGAGCCGCCGGGCAATCGTCTGCGCGTGGCCCTGACCGGCCTGACCATGGCCGAATACTTCCGCGACGAGAAGGACGAACACGGCAAGGGCCGTGACGTGCTGTTCTTCGTCGACAACATCTACCGCTACACCCTGGCTGGTACCGAGGTGTCCGCACTGCTTGGCCGTATGCCGTCCGCCGTGGGTTACCAGCCGACGCTTGCCGAAGAAATGGGCGTGCTGCAGGAACGCATCACGTCCACCAAGACCGGCTCGATCACCTCGATCCAGGCCGTGTACGTGCCCGCGGACGACCTGACCGACCCGTCGCCAGCCACCACCTTTGCGCACTTGGACTCCACCGTGACCTTGTCGCGCAACATCGCGGCGCTGGGTATCTACCCGGCCGTGGATCCGCTGGACTCCACCAGCCGCCAGCTCGATCCGCAGGTGGTGGGTCAGGAGCATTACGACGTGGCCCGTCGCGTGCAGGGCATGCTGCAGCGTTACAAGGAACTGAAGGACATCATCGCGATTCTCGGCATGGACGAACTGTCCGAAGAAGACAAGCAGGTCGTGTACCGCGCACGTAAGTGCGAGCGCTTTTTCTCACAGCCGTTCCATGTAGCCGAAGTGTTCACCGGCTCACCGGGCAAGTACGTGACGCTGAAAGAAACCATCCGTGGCTTCAAAATGATCGTCGACGGCGACGTGGACCATATTCCGGAACAAGCGTTCTACATGGTCGGCACCATCGACGAAGCCATCAAGAAGGCAGAGGAAATGGCTGCCAAGAAGGCGGCCTGA
- a CDS encoding F0F1 ATP synthase subunit epsilon has protein sequence MSTIRCDIVSAEAEIFHGEAVMVVATGELGELGITPRHAPLITRLKPGHIDVVLEGGERQQFYVSGGILEVQPQVVTVLADTAARAADLDEAAAQRAKKEAEAALANRTDAVEVAEAQAKLAQALAQLQALERLRKNLKH, from the coding sequence ATGAGCACCATTCGTTGCGACATCGTCAGTGCCGAGGCCGAGATCTTTCATGGTGAAGCGGTGATGGTGGTCGCCACCGGCGAGCTGGGCGAGTTGGGTATTACGCCCCGTCACGCGCCGCTGATCACCCGCCTCAAGCCGGGCCACATTGACGTGGTGCTGGAAGGTGGTGAGCGCCAGCAGTTCTACGTTTCCGGCGGCATCCTGGAAGTGCAGCCGCAAGTGGTAACGGTGTTGGCCGACACGGCCGCTCGTGCCGCCGATCTGGACGAAGCCGCGGCGCAGCGTGCCAAGAAGGAAGCCGAAGCCGCGCTGGCCAATCGCACCGATGCCGTTGAAGTGGCTGAGGCTCAGGCCAAGCTGGCCCAAGCACTGGCCCAGCTTCAAGCGCTGGAGCGCTTGCGCAAGAACCTCAAGCACTAA